GCCGCACCAGCCCCAACCCGGTGGTGGGCGCGGTGCTGGTGAAGGGCGGCCGCATCATCGCGCGCGGCTATCACCGCCGGGCCGGCACGGCGCACGCCGAGGTGGTGGCGCTGGAGGCCGCGGGTGGCAAGGCTCGCGGCGCGGATCTCTACACGACACTGGAGCCGTGTGATCACTACGGGCGCACGCCGCCGTGCAGCCAGGCGTTGATCGACGCGGGCGTGCGCCGGGTCATCACCGCCTCGTCGGATCCCAACCCCAAGGTGAATGGCAAGGGCGTCGCCCGGCTGCGGCGTGCTGGCGTGGAGGTGCTCACCGGGGTGCTCAAGGACGAGGCGGATCAGCTCAACCGCCCCTTCTTCAAGGCGATGCGCACCGGCCTGCCCTTCGTCACGCTCAAGGCGGCGGTGACGCTGGACGGCAAGCTGGCCACGGCCACGGGTGACTCGCGCTGGGTGACGGGAGAGGAGGCCCGCGCCTGGGTGCACCGGCTGCGCGATCGGGTGGACGTCATCCTCGTGGGGGCCACCACCGCCCGCCGGGACAACCCCCAGCTCACCACGCGCCTGCCCGAGAGCGCGGGGAAGGATCCGGTGCGCGTGGTGGTGGACTCGCACTTGCGTCTGCCCTCGACGCTCCAGGTCTTCACCCAGCGCTCCCCCGCGCGCACCGTGGTGGCCACGCTGGAGGATCCCTCGGCTCGCAAGGCCAAACGCTTCCTGGCGA
Above is a window of Cystobacter fuscus DNA encoding:
- the ribD gene encoding bifunctional diaminohydroxyphosphoribosylaminopyrimidine deaminase/5-amino-6-(5-phosphoribosylamino)uracil reductase RibD, which translates into the protein MRLLTRARLQAGRAPRAKRTADFDRAVAEFFMRLALEEAAKGLGRTSPNPVVGAVLVKGGRIIARGYHRRAGTAHAEVVALEAAGGKARGADLYTTLEPCDHYGRTPPCSQALIDAGVRRVITASSDPNPKVNGKGVARLRRAGVEVLTGVLKDEADQLNRPFFKAMRTGLPFVTLKAAVTLDGKLATATGDSRWVTGEEARAWVHRLRDRVDVILVGATTARRDNPQLTTRLPESAGKDPVRVVVDSHLRLPSTLQVFTQRSPARTVVATLEDPSARKAKRFLATGTDVWQLPEKQGRVDLEALMRRLAREGLNHVLVEGGAEMYGSFLREELADELLLFVAPKLIGGEGLSWSGSLGVKQMARALTVGALSMEQVGTDLLLRARLDPAR